The Staphylococcus simiae genome includes the window AAGATATTGAGCAATTAAAATCATTTGTTGATTTATGTAATCAATCGATTAAATATAATGAAGATATTTTAGATTATACAAAGCAATTTGAAAATAATAGATATAAAGTTGAAAGTGAAATCAAAAAAGCTTCAGATAAAGATGAAGCTAATACATTAACTAGTAAAATAGAAAAAAATAACGAAGCACTGAAAAAAGTTGCGAGTAAAAAGTTAAAAGATGTCGATGACAATGAAGCAAAAGAAGTTATTAAAGATGATATTATACCGCTTATTGATAAGCAAATAGCTGATATTAACCAAACTAATATTAGTGATAAAAATGTCAATAATGCGAGAAAAAATGCTATTGAAATGTATTATAGTTTACAAAATTATTACAATACACGTTTGGAAACGATCAAAGTAAGTAATAAATTATCTGAGATTGATGTAGATAAACTACCAAAAGAGGGTAAAGATATAATTAAGGACGATAAAGCTTTTGAAAAGAAATTAGAAAAAGTAAAAGAACAATAATAGAAATAGTATTCAAATTTAAAAATTTTACATTAACTGTTAACATGACATCTTACAATGTGTATAATGGTAAACATTGAGATTGAAAACAAATGTGATGTCACGCGAGTCGTTATTTAAATGTGATAATTATTTATTGAGGTGAAAAGGGTGGCTATAAAGCTAAGTTCGATCGATCAGTTTGAACAAGTAATAACAGAAAATAAATATGTATTTGTTTTAAAACATAGTGATACATGTCCTATTTCAGCTAATGCATATGATCAATTTAATAAATTTTTATATGAACGAGATATGGATGGATATTACTTAATCGTACAACAAGAACGAGAATTATCGGATTATATTGCGGACAAAACAAATGTTAAACATGAATCACCACAAGCATTTTATTTTGTAGATGGTGAAGTGGTTTGGAATAGAGACCATAGTGATATAAATGTGTCGTCATTAGCACAAGCTGAAGAATAACTTTAAGTGTAATGATGAAGTCATATAGCATAATATTATAGGTTATAATGATATCTAATCATGTTAATCGTACAAGTAGAGCCTGGGTCAATATATTGTCTCAGGCTTTTCTTAATTGATTGAGTTAGCTTTTAATTATGAAAAATATCCTAAAAGTCTGTATAATGTTAACATGTATTTGAAATTAACATATGAATGATACAAAATAATAGATTAATCAAATATCAGAACAATCTTTATTATATAATTTAAAAATTCTCATTGTAGTAATTAGTTAAAAAGAGAACGTTTAATACACAACAAATCACAAATAAGTACAAAGGTGGTTATATTAATGAAAGTATTAGTAGCAATGGATGAATTTAATGGAATTATTTCCAGTTACCAAGCAAATAGATATGTTGAAGAAGCAGTTGCAAGTCAAATAGAAACTGCAGATGTTGTACAAGTCCCCTTATTTAATGGGAGACATGAACTATTAGATTCTGTATTTTTATGGCAATCAGGAGAAAGATACCGTATACCAGTACACGATGCTGATATGAATGCAGTAGAAGGTGTTTATGGTCAAACTGATTCAGGGATGACGGTCATTGAAGGTAACTTGTTTTTAAAAGGTCACAAACCAATTGAGCAACGTTCAAGTTACGGTTTAGGTGAGATGATTAAACATGCTTTAGATAATGATGCTCAACATATTGTTATTTCTTTAGGCGGTATAGATAGCTTTGATGCTGGTGCCGGTATGTTACAAGCATTAGGCGCTACATTTTATGATGATGAGGCACGTGTTGTTGATGTATCTCAAGGAGCAAGTCGTATTAAATATATTAGAAGGATTGATATGACAAATATTCATCCCAAATTAGCATCTGCTCGTATCCAATTGATGTCAGATTTCTCTAGTAAAATGTATGGTAAAAATAGTGAAATCATGCAAACATATAAAAGTCATCATTTAAGTCATAATGAAGCGGCAGAAATAGATAATTTAGTTTGGTATTTCAGTGAATTATTCAAAAGTGAATTGAGATTAGCAATAGGTCCAGTTGAACGTGGCGGTGCAGGAGGCGGTATTGCTGCTGTTCTAAGAGGACTGTATCAAGCAGAAATATTAACAAGTCATGAACTTGTTGATCAATTAACGCATCTTGATCATTTAGTAGAACAAGCAGATTTAATTATCTTTGGCGAAGGATTAAATGAAAAAGATCATCTGTTAGAAACAACGACATTAAGAATAGCAGAACTATGTCAGAAGTATCATAAAGTATCTATCGCTATTTGTGCGACGCCTGAAAAATTTGATTTATTTGAATCACAAGGTGTAACAGCAATGTTCAATACTTTTATTGATATGCCTGATAGCTATACAGATTTTAAAATGGGTATTCAAATCAGACATTATACCGTTCAAGCTTTAAAATTATTGAAAACACCGTTTGATACTACAAAATAATAAAACCAATTAGAGCTAGTTAGATTTTTAATCTTTACTAGCTCTTATGCAATTGTTGCGCTAGCAAGCAATTGTAATCCTTTATGTTAGATTTTAATCTTTAGTAGCTTTTGCCCAACCTTGACCGTCTTGCACATTAAAGTAAAAATTTTAGTTATAAAATTTTTCTATGACGGGTCCCTGCATTGCCTGTAGAATTTCTTGGTGAAATTCTCTGTGTTGGGTCCCAATGCAGTTGCACTAATAGTATCAACTGTAATCCTTAATTTTTTCTATGACGGGTCCCAGCATTGCTTGAAAAAACTGGCAACCATTTTTTCTATGTTGCGTCCCATCCATTCTCCTTGGCAAGACTGACTAGGTTTTCAAAATGGTGATTTATCAACGCTTTGAAAACCAGACAGTTACTGCCAAATGCTTAAATTTAAGTGTAAAATACATTTTGTCCCAGGCTCAGATAGTTACTGACAACAACAAAAGTTTATTACAGAATCTTTGTTGTCTCAGTTTGAAAACTCAAAAAAGCCGTACATAGAGGTAACTGAAACACTATTGTTTCAACTATAACTTCTATTTACGGCTTTTAATCTTAGTATGATTTGATATTAGTTGTTGCTATTGTTACTTGCAACTTCTTCAACGATACCAACGATTACTTGAACAGCTTTTTCCATAACGTCAATTGATGCATATTCATATGGACCATGGAAATTTCCACAACCAGTAAAAATATTTGGTGTAGGTAAGCCCATATACGATAATTGAGAACCATCAGTTCCACCACGTATTGGCTCAGTGTTAGGTGTAATGTCTAATTTGGCAAAGACACGTTTTGGAATATCGATAATATGTTGCAATGGTACAATTTTTTCAGCCATATTGTAGTATTGATCATTTATATCTACTTTGACTGGATAATTTTCAAAATGGGCATTAATATCATCTCTAATTTCTAACATGCGCTTTTTACGTAAATCAAATTGTTTTTTATCATGATCACGAATGATATATTGTAATGTAGCTTTTTCAACATTACCTGAAAAATTCATTAAATGATAGAATCCTTCGTAACCATCAGTACGTTCAGGTACTTCTGTATCTGGTAATAAACTATCAAATTGTTCTCCTAATTTAATAGCGTTGACCATAGCATTCTTGGCAGAGCCTGGATGAACATTTACGCCATGACATGTAACAGTAGCTTCAGCAGCATTGAAACTT containing:
- a CDS encoding EMYY motif lipoprotein, producing MKKFLIPLCLLIIIITANACSNKEQQDIAKFDNQYTKVKQKDKELRQEMDNIHFKNLDQLSKTDTTDKNSKEFKALQQRINQQMLPKFKQYDKAVEQLPGKTAKTKSLKKDYLTIFRSKKKDIEQLKSFVDLCNQSIKYNEDILDYTKQFENNRYKVESEIKKASDKDEANTLTSKIEKNNEALKKVASKKLKDVDDNEAKEVIKDDIIPLIDKQIADINQTNISDKNVNNARKNAIEMYYSLQNYYNTRLETIKVSNKLSEIDVDKLPKEGKDIIKDDKAFEKKLEKVKEQ
- the ytxJ gene encoding bacillithiol system redox-active protein YtxJ, producing the protein MAIKLSSIDQFEQVITENKYVFVLKHSDTCPISANAYDQFNKFLYERDMDGYYLIVQQERELSDYIADKTNVKHESPQAFYFVDGEVVWNRDHSDINVSSLAQAEE
- a CDS encoding glycerate kinase; translated protein: MKVLVAMDEFNGIISSYQANRYVEEAVASQIETADVVQVPLFNGRHELLDSVFLWQSGERYRIPVHDADMNAVEGVYGQTDSGMTVIEGNLFLKGHKPIEQRSSYGLGEMIKHALDNDAQHIVISLGGIDSFDAGAGMLQALGATFYDDEARVVDVSQGASRIKYIRRIDMTNIHPKLASARIQLMSDFSSKMYGKNSEIMQTYKSHHLSHNEAAEIDNLVWYFSELFKSELRLAIGPVERGGAGGGIAAVLRGLYQAEILTSHELVDQLTHLDHLVEQADLIIFGEGLNEKDHLLETTTLRIAELCQKYHKVSIAICATPEKFDLFESQGVTAMFNTFIDMPDSYTDFKMGIQIRHYTVQALKLLKTPFDTTK